The Desulforegula conservatrix Mb1Pa genome segment TCGCCGCATGTCAAGTGAAAAGACCACTTGAGAAGCTATTATATTCAAAGGTTTCAGTCTTTTTTACCCGCCATCTCAATGGAGGCAAAATGCAGGCCCCACCTGATATCAGTTTTTATGCAAAACAGATCGAACATTTGAAAGAGGAACTCGAAGAAACCAGGGGCAGGGAGAAGATGCTTCTGTATATTTTTGAAAAATCCCTGTCATCCTCTATTCTCATTGAAGAAGATATGACCATTTCCCTGTCCAATGAAAAAGTTGAGGAGCTTTTCGGATATAGAAAGAACGAACTCCAGGGAAAGGTCAAATGGCCTATATTTATCCATCAGGATGATGTGGCAAAAATGAAGGCCTACCATCAGCTTAGGAGGGAGGATCCGTCAACGGCCCCTTCCGAATACGAATGCAGGATGATAGACGGAAACGGAAAGATTCAGGACGTATTTTTGAAGCTGGATATGATTCCTGGCACAAAAAAGAGTCTTGCCACATTCATTACCGTCACTTCCCGCAAGCAGGCGGAAAAGAGTCTTCTTGAGAGGGAATCCCAGCTAAGCGCAGTAGTCAATAATTTTGAAGGTTTCATATATACGGTTGATTCCGACTATTCCCTTGAGTTCATGAATGCCAGACTCATAAAAAGAGTGGGGAGGGAAGCGTGTGGCGAGAAATGCCACTCCGTAATATTTTCAAGGAGCACGCCTTGTCCATGGTGTCCGCTTTTGGCAGTCGCAAATGGAAAAACAGTGAAGCAGGAGATTATAGATCCCATCGATGGCAGATGGCATGCCTGGGTTTCAACTCCGATAAGTGGCGGAGATCCAGGAACTCTAAAAAAGCAGACACTTATCACGGATATTCATGACAGGAAGCTTGCCGAGGCCGCACTTCTTGAGAGCAGGGAGAATCTTAAGGTTGAAAACCGGCTTTTAAAATCTTCCATGAAGGACAGGTACAGATTCGGAAGCATCATAGGCAGAAGTCCGAAAATGCAGGCTGTTTACGAGCTTATCATCAAGGCCGCGTCTTCCGGGGACAATGTGATCATATACGGAGAATCAGGTACCGGCAAGGAGCTTGTGGCAAGGGAAATTCATGAGCTTTCGGGTTCGGGGAAGACTCCTTTCGTTCCTGTAAACTGCGGCGCCATACCCGAAAATTTAATGGAAAGCGAATTTTTTGGGTACAAGAAGGGCGCTTTTTCAGGTGCCATAAAAGACAAGCCCGGATATCTTGATCAGGCGGACGGAGGGGTTATTTTTCTGGACGAGCTCGGGGAAATACCGCTTGCTATACAGGTTAAATTGTTAAGGGCCATTGACGGAGGAGGGTTTATCCCCATCGGCGGGAGCGAGGTAAAGACTCCTGAATTAAGGATAATTGCCGCCACAAACAGAGATCTTATTTCTCTTGTAAAAAACGGGACTATGAGGGCGGATTTTTTTTACAGGATACATGTGATTCCTATTCTTCTTCCTCCCTTAAGGGATAGGAAGGAGGATATTCCTCTCCTCATGGAGCATTTTCTAAAAAGTATTGATTCCACAGTGTCTTTTACAGCAATTGAGCCTTCTGTCGTAAATACGTTCCAGAGATATTCATGGCCAGGAAACATCAGGGAGATGCAGAACGCGCTCCGAAGATACCTTACCTTGGGTCAGATTGACCTTGATATTCACGGAGCAGGTCAGGTTTGCGAGGCCCAGCCTTTGGCGGGGCCAAAAAAAATGGCGGACAGGGCGTCAATCAAGGCTGCTCTGAATGATACTGAAAAACAGATAATCATCGAGGCTCTGGAAAA includes the following:
- a CDS encoding sigma 54-interacting transcriptional regulator — protein: MQAPPDISFYAKQIEHLKEELEETRGREKMLLYIFEKSLSSSILIEEDMTISLSNEKVEELFGYRKNELQGKVKWPIFIHQDDVAKMKAYHQLRREDPSTAPSEYECRMIDGNGKIQDVFLKLDMIPGTKKSLATFITVTSRKQAEKSLLERESQLSAVVNNFEGFIYTVDSDYSLEFMNARLIKRVGREACGEKCHSVIFSRSTPCPWCPLLAVANGKTVKQEIIDPIDGRWHAWVSTPISGGDPGTLKKQTLITDIHDRKLAEAALLESRENLKVENRLLKSSMKDRYRFGSIIGRSPKMQAVYELIIKAASSGDNVIIYGESGTGKELVAREIHELSGSGKTPFVPVNCGAIPENLMESEFFGYKKGAFSGAIKDKPGYLDQADGGVIFLDELGEIPLAIQVKLLRAIDGGGFIPIGGSEVKTPELRIIAATNRDLISLVKNGTMRADFFYRIHVIPILLPPLRDRKEDIPLLMEHFLKSIDSTVSFTAIEPSVVNTFQRYSWPGNIREMQNALRRYLTLGQIDLDIHGAGQVCEAQPLAGPKKMADRASIKAALNDTEKQIIIEALEKNRWHRGYTALSLGMTRKTLERRMKQYDIRGVVKPDVSL